GAGTTACCGGTATCGCTCCCAGTCGCTGTTCACCAGCGTGCCCAGCGCGGCGACGGCGATGAGGAAGCCGACGAGCCGCATCAGGTCGGGAAGCCCGCCCTGATGGAGGGCGACGCCCTGTTGAATCGCGGACAACTGGAAGACGACGATACCGAGCGCGAGCACGCCGGCGACGAGCCAGCGGCGAATCGACGCGAGCAGTTCGGCTTCGGAGGGCATACACGGGATTCGGGTGTGGCGAGCGAAAAGTAGCTACCGGCTCACTCTACGAGCGGAAGCGCGATGCCGAACAGAAACGGCGAGATGGCGAAGATGAGGATGCCGAGAATCTCCATATCCACGAGCAGGGTGTGTTCCCACGCGGGGAGGGTGATACCGGCGGCGTGGGTGAGCAGTTCGATCCCCGCGCCGAGGGCAAAGAGGGTGAATCCGAGCGCAGTGGCGCGTTTCGTTACCGTCGCGTAGTCTGTCGTGCCGGTGTGGCTCATACGGTGGCTGTTCGACGCGCCGTTGTATGCTTTTTCGTCGCTCTCAAAAAGACTATAGCCGCGTACCGACCAGCGATAGTATGACGCTTCAAGAGACGCTCGCGGAGGCGGCCCCGCTCGCGTTCGACGCGGCGCTCACGCTCGTGCTCACGCTCGTCGGACTGTCGGCGGAGCTGTCGGGACTCAACAGCCTCGGAGAGAGCACGGCGCTCGCGCTGTGGTTCGGGGTCATGGGTGCGGTCGCGCTGTACGGCGGGCTGGTCCTCGTCGGTCGCGACCGACTGTTGCCGCGAGTGCGCGCGCTCTGACTGGGGCACCTGCGAGACCGATTCGTCTTTGTGGTCGCACCCGCCAGAGGTGGTATGGAACGATTCGCCCCGGTCTCCGAGCAGTACGACCCGGACGAGGTCGAGGAGTCGACCTTCGAGTACTGGGCGGAGACGGACGCCTACGAGCGAACCCGGAAACATCGCCGCGACGGTGAGGACTTCTTCTTCGTGGACGGGCCGCCGTACACCTCCGGTGCCGCCCACATGGGAACGACGTGGAACAAGACGCTGAAAGACGCCTACATCCGCTACAAGCGCATGCAGGGGTACAACGTCACCGACCGCCCCGGCTACGACATGCACGGGCTTCCCATCGAGACGAAGGTGGAGAGCAAGCTCGGCTTCGAGAACAAGAAGGACATCGAGGAGTACGGGATGGAGGCGTTCATCGACGCCTGCCAAGAGTTCGCCGACGAACAGCTGGAGGGACTCCAGGAGGATTTCAAGTCTTTCGGCGTGTGGATGGACTGGGACTCGCCGTACAAGACCGCCTCGACGGAGTACATGGAGGCGGTCTGGTGGGGGTTCCAGCAGGCTCACGAGCGCGGGCTGGTCGAGCGCGGGAAACGCTCCATCACGCAGTGTCCCCGGTGTGAGACGGCCATCGCGAAAAACGAGGTCGAGTACCACCAGGTCGAAGACCCCTCCATCTACGTGAAGTTCCCCCTCGCGGAGCGTGAGGGGTCGCTCGTCGCGTGGACCACGACCCCGTGGACCGTGCCGGCGAACACCTTCATCGCCGTCGACGAGGACGTGACCTACGCCGCCGTCGAGGCGACGAAGGACGGCGACACCGAGACGCTCTACGTCGCCGAGGGCGTCGTCGAGGACGTTCTGAAGAAGGGTCGCTATCAGGAGTACGACGTGGTGGAGACGCTGTCGGGCGCGGAGATGCTCGGCTGGACGTACGACCACCCGCTCGCCGACGAGGTGGCGGAGTACCCCGACTTCGAGGGGAGCGGCGAGGTGTACCACGCCGACTACGTCGAAGTCGACCGGACGGGCCTCGTCCACTCCGCACCCGGCCACGGGCAGGAGGACTTCGAGCGCGGCGACGAACTCGGCTTGGACGTGTACTGTCCGGTCGGCTCCGACGGCGTGTACGACGAGCGTGCCGGCGACTACGCCGGCCAGTTCGTCCGCGACGCCAACGACGACATCATCGCCGACCTCGATTCCAACGGCTATCTGCTCGCGAGCGAGACGTACACCCACGACTACGGCCAGTGTTGGCGGTGTGACACGGACATCATCTTCCTCGCGACCGACCAGTGGTTCATCACCGTCACCGACGTGAAAGACGAACTGCTCGAGAATATCGACGACAGCGACTGGTATCCGCACGAGGCGCGGGAAGACCGGTTCAAGAACTTCGTCGAGGAGTCGCCCGACTGGAACGTCTCCCGCCAGCGCTACTGGGGGACGCCCATCCCCATCTGGCTGCCCGCAGAGTGGAACGGCGACATGGACGAGGCCATCATCGTCGGCACGCGCGAGGAACTCGCACAGCGGGCCGACCAGGAGGTCGACCCCGGTGACATCGACCTCCACCGGCCGACCGTGGACGACATCACCATCACCGAGGAGGGGACGACCTACGAGCGCGTCCCCGACGTGTTCGACGTGTGGATCGACTCGTCGGTCGCCTCGTGGGGCACGCTCGACTACCCGGGC
This portion of the Halosegnis longus genome encodes:
- a CDS encoding DUF7860 family protein, which codes for MSHTGTTDYATVTKRATALGFTLFALGAGIELLTHAAGITLPAWEHTLLVDMEILGILIFAISPFLFGIALPLVE
- the ileS gene encoding isoleucine--tRNA ligase; this encodes MERFAPVSEQYDPDEVEESTFEYWAETDAYERTRKHRRDGEDFFFVDGPPYTSGAAHMGTTWNKTLKDAYIRYKRMQGYNVTDRPGYDMHGLPIETKVESKLGFENKKDIEEYGMEAFIDACQEFADEQLEGLQEDFKSFGVWMDWDSPYKTASTEYMEAVWWGFQQAHERGLVERGKRSITQCPRCETAIAKNEVEYHQVEDPSIYVKFPLAEREGSLVAWTTTPWTVPANTFIAVDEDVTYAAVEATKDGDTETLYVAEGVVEDVLKKGRYQEYDVVETLSGAEMLGWTYDHPLADEVAEYPDFEGSGEVYHADYVEVDRTGLVHSAPGHGQEDFERGDELGLDVYCPVGSDGVYDERAGDYAGQFVRDANDDIIADLDSNGYLLASETYTHDYGQCWRCDTDIIFLATDQWFITVTDVKDELLENIDDSDWYPHEAREDRFKNFVEESPDWNVSRQRYWGTPIPIWLPAEWNGDMDEAIIVGTREELAQRADQEVDPGDIDLHRPTVDDITITEEGTTYERVPDVFDVWIDSSVASWGTLDYPGNSEAFDRLWPADLIMEAHDQTRGWFWSQLGMGTAALGEVPYSDVLMHGYANMPDGRGMSKSKNITVEPGEVIEEYGADPMRLFLLSRNPQGEDMRFSWDETENMQRDLNILWNVFRFPLPYMRMDEFDPEAVDLADCELEAVDEWLLSRLQTTVEEMTAAWDSYRQDEALDVLLEFLVEDVSRFYIQVVRERMWAEADSESKTAAYATFHHVLTKTVTLFAPFAPLVAEQIYGTLTGESGHPTVHMEDWPEFDDEWYAPQLEADIETVRAVEEAGANARQQAGRKLRWPVTRVVVAADADGVADSVDRQRALLRERLNAREIELIEATEDWGELAYGARADMSVLGPAFGGDAGEVMDALNSVTVARKDLDALEAAVAEELGREVDLDAEMVEFVTETPEGIEGTEFRVAGESGGVVYVDTELTDDIEAEGYAREIIRRVQEARKDLDLDIDAEIHLDIDVADGRIADLASEYDDLVAEETRATLTDVDEGFHETYDIEGVEVTLGVARAN